Proteins found in one Leishmania major strain Friedlin complete genome, chromosome 35 genomic segment:
- a CDS encoding putative 40S ribosomal protein S3A (previous protein_id=AAZ14269.1), with product MALGKNKRISKGGKRGKRGKAQETMARKEWYDVVAPANFEKRQFAKTICNKTQGTRIAADVLRGRVFEANLADLNQSAGEEEAYRKVRFTVQEVQGRNLLTQFHSMEVTTDKMASLLRKWCTTMETTVEVKTADGYTMRLFVVAFTKPQANQQSRNCYAKQRLVKWLRMRITKMIKRRLSKVQIKEAVSLLTRNVLSDALVRRCNPILPLRELRIRKVRVVRTPKFDAQALLSAHGTIPASVEADQREVEEAVEAAPAAEKAAE from the coding sequence ATGGCTTTGGGCAAGAACAAGCGCATCAGCAAGGGCGGCAAGCGCGGCAAGCGCGGCAAGGCGCAGGAGACGATGGCGCGCAAGGAGTGGTacgacgtcgtcgcgccGGCGAATTTCGAGAAGCGCCAGTTCGCCAAGACGATCTGCAACAAGACTCAGGGTACCCGCATTGCTGccgacgtgctgcgcggccgcgTGTTCGAAGCCAACCTCGCCGACTTGAACCAGTCCGctggtgaggaggaggcgtacCGCAAGGTGCGCTTCACGGTGCAGGAGGTGCAGGGCCGTAACCTGCTGACGCAGTTCCACTCGATGGAGGTGACGACGGACAAGATGGCGAGCCTTCTGCGCAAGTGGTGCACGACGATGGAGACGACTGTAGAGGTGAAAACCGCCGACGGCTACACAATGCGTCTCTTCGTTGTTGCATTCACGAAGCCGCAGGCGAACCAGCAGTCGCGCAACTGCtacgcgaagcagcgcctGGTGAAGTGGCTGCGCATGCGTATCACGAAGATGATCAAGCGCCGTCTGTCGAAGGTGCAGATCAAGGAAgctgtgtcgctgctgacgcgcaACGTGCTGAGCGATGCactggtgcgccgctgcaacccgatcctgccgctgcgcgagctgcgcaTCCGCAAGGTGCGCGTGGTGCGCACGCCGAAGTtcgacgcgcaggcgctgctgagcgccCACGGCACCATCCCGGCGTCTGTGGAGGCTGACCAgcgcgaggtggaggaggccgtcgaggctgcaccggctgcggAGAAGGCCGCCGAGtaa
- a CDS encoding putative 40S ribosomal protein S3A (previous protein_id=AAZ14271.1), which yields MALGKNKRISKGGKRGKRGKAQETMARKEWYDVVAPANFEKRQFAKTICNKTQGTRIAADVLRGRVFEANLADLNQSAGEEEAYRKVRFTVQEVQGRNLLTQFHSMEVTTDKMASLLRKWCTTMETTVEVKTADGYTMRLFVVAFTKPQANQQSRNCYAKQRLVKWLRMRITKMIKRRLSKVQIKEAVSLLTRNVLSDALVRRCNPILPLRELRIRKVRVVRTPKFDAQALLSAHGTIPASVEADQREVEEAVEAAPAAEKAAE from the coding sequence ATGGCTTTGGGCAAGAACAAGCGCATCAGCAAGGGCGGCAAGCGCGGCAAGCGCGGCAAGGCGCAGGAGACGATGGCGCGCAAGGAGTGGTacgacgtcgtcgcgccGGCGAATTTCGAGAAGCGCCAGTTCGCCAAGACGATCTGCAACAAGACTCAGGGTACCCGCATTGCTGccgacgtgctgcgcggccgcgTGTTCGAAGCCAACCTCGCCGACTTGAACCAGTCCGctggtgaggaggaggcgtacCGCAAGGTGCGCTTCACGGTGCAGGAGGTGCAGGGCCGTAACCTGCTGACGCAGTTCCACTCGATGGAGGTGACGACGGACAAGATGGCGAGCCTTCTGCGCAAGTGGTGCACGACGATGGAGACGACTGTAGAGGTGAAAACCGCCGACGGCTACACAATGCGTCTCTTCGTTGTTGCATTCACGAAGCCGCAGGCGAACCAGCAGTCGCGCAACTGCtacgcgaagcagcgcctGGTGAAGTGGCTGCGCATGCGTATCACGAAGATGATCAAGCGCCGTCTGTCGAAGGTGCAGATCAAGGAAgctgtgtcgctgctgacgcgcaACGTGCTGAGCGATGCactggtgcgccgctgcaacccgatcctgccgctgcgcgagctgcgcaTCCGCAAGGTGCGCGTGGTGCGCACGCCGAAGTtcgacgcgcaggcgctgctgagcgccCACGGCACCATCCCGGCGTCTGTGGAGGCTGACCAgcgcgaggtggaggaggccgtcgaggctgcaccggctgcggAGAAGGCCGCCGAGTAA
- a CDS encoding conserved hypothetical protein (previous protein_id=AAZ14272.1): protein MSSDRSGAAAKASAGQCSSDRPLAVAADPKQYSMALCPDTPSYSLCGRLKSEWDKQSAAASPGPAAYDVPGYFDTLDPQQQQRHLWSGPVPGVHLGIRTVLPESREKAGVPGPGAYQLVRFGDELPRAREPLITRSSRRGRGAAADTPGPGAYDDPTSIAYRADQVRRKRLFTQCSTFGGRWCRREFHTAGPGPAAYNTLVATKLLEKNQRHAPRLVRRQPPLDRQSVAEAAAARMKVSGPPNPQAFPTLPSDFDFDFRKGKTIGGKPHEPLARTAPSHLTQAADDKPSGSRAFWESPPPPGGRFAATPFDPQSHSLAAEKAGTNAARLAEAGNCKPGPGSYNVEVDPTARRVPASLFGRTLSAKSVSVENGVPGPGHYRVVDDTSGRGTIFYKGDFHPRGCSGQGGSAAESLGVGPGAHYNDDTMYSNSINGDRAHNKGFTMGIRYPARATYQHCAPYDETTNINCVYDDELNWVVRPNQHLPLIRRGKL, encoded by the coding sequence ATGTCGAGTGACCGGAGCGGGGCTGCGGCAAAGGCGTCTGCTGGCCAGTGCTCCAGCGACCGGCctctcgccgtcgccgccgatcCAAAGCAGTACAGCATGGCCCTCTGTCCGGACACCCCCTCCTATAGTCTCTGCGGCCGTCTCAAGTCCGAGTGGGATAAGCagagcgcagctgcttctcctgGCCCTGCCGCCTACGATGTGCCCGGATACTTCGACACGCTTGACCcccagcagcaacaacggcaCCTGTGGTCGGGTCCCGTACCCGGCGTCCACTTAGGCATTCGTACAGTGCTGCCAGAGTCACGCGAGAAGGCGGGCGTGCCGGGTCCCGGCGCATACCAACTCGTGCGGTTTGGCGACGAGCTGCCCAGAGCCCGCGAACCCCTTATCACTCGAAGCAGtcgtcgcggccgcggtgccgccgccgatacGCCTGGCCCTGGCGCGTACGACGATCCAACGTCCATCGCCTACCGCGCCGACCAAGTGCGGAGGAAGCGCCTCTTTACACAATGCTCCACGTTTGGTGGTCGCTGGTGTAGGCGGGAGTTTCACACAGCCGGGCCCGGCCCCGCTGCGTACAATACTCTCGTCGCGACAaagctgctggagaagaacCAACGACACGCCCCCAGGCTCGTGCGGCGCCAGCCACCGCTGGATCGACAATCCGTcgcggaggctgctgctgcgcgcatgAAGGTGTCCGGTCCCCCCAACCCGCAGGCCTTCCCTACGCTGCCCTCAGATTTCGACTTTGACTTCAGGAAAGGCAAGACGATCGGCGGTAAGCCTCACGAGCCGCTGGCACGGACGGCGCCTTCTCACTTGACACAGGCAGCAGACGACAAGCCGAGTGGCAGCCGTGCCTTCTGGGAgtccccgccgccgccgggcgGCCGCTTTGCAGCAACGCCTTTTGACCCGCAGTCGCACAGTCTTGCCGCCGAGAAGGCGGGTACCAACGCGGCACGTCTCGCGGAAGCGGGGAACTGCAAGCCGGGGCCAGGGTCGTACAATGTAGAGGTGGACCCGACGGCTCGCCGCGTTCCGGCCTCGCTGTTTGGCCGAACGCTGAGCGCCAAGTCTGTCTCTGTTGAAAACGGTGTGCCAGGCCCGGGTCATTACCGCGTCGTGGACGATACGAGTGGTAGAGGCACCATCTTCTACAAGGGCGACTTCCACCCGCGCGGTTGTAGCGGCCAGGGCGGGTCCGCTGCGGAGAGCCTTGGCGTCGGCCCAGGCGCGCACTACAACGACGACACCATGTACAGTAACAGTATCAACGGCGACCGCGCCCACAACAAAGGCTTTACGATGGGTATCCGCTACCCGGCCAGGGCCACCTATCAGCACTGCGCCCCGTACGACGAGACGACGAACATCAACTGCGTCTACGACGACGAGCTGAACTGGGTGGTGCGGCCCAACCAGCACCTGCCACTGATTCGCCGTGGCAAGCTTTAG
- a CDS encoding hypothetical protein (previous protein_id=AAZ14273.1), producing MPSSRGVSLSISLAEAEVAPGGMLRGEVKVKVDSSHKNGIVYEAIRLVFLAVEKSCVWDDQGEFDELLNKYTSSRVYLDRHVTLTGFKTQSEDAETTAQVREEMLFLQHCATPYAAVAPTKPKKDAYRHYTREELLHGAIQMAATTKYTTGGVVAPDTNDSTNICMGSQKPVQAGDGPRSAAAAPRGGATEVEFPVLMPGTHRFPFLFRLPPWLPPSFYYSFVGAKGQLQYSASATMLFPGNGAGSWWFKICKDTSGAMRDMGKTFNRAAGSGAPSGKRARKRPGRDESGEGVIDLDDDEVGERMNRRLTSMPVYGPSDLTTAIHFDVLSVMPRRQLVAEYYQIDTHNLHQRPTNAPREAENAVSSSSNRNGAKKLQRRVDKSNDVGDVKPSGVSTGLLEHHEDTHLALSALYQTFRCGWLGNMCCLQPQNAIEAEVLVVGARTVLLADDVGALQALGVRPPITSDAPQLGGPALHAPDIVPSPDMAVAAPNTPWPVGGITLRVRVRNYCPTHTVECVRVELKVMLEIFKSLKTPHTFPGISYSSFDYTIPIPPGNQALFDVRLGLAPRFRRHETDSESLLPPPGVRTANMTSNTFLQVSFPGMYTYVEEEEEAKGVVIMAETVNLNDEVLELPVRYS from the coding sequence ATGCCGTCCAGCCGTGGCGTATCCCTCTCCATTTCCTtagcggaggcggaggtggcccCAGGTGGCATGCTGCGCGGTGAGGTCAAGGTGAAAGTGGACTCCTCGCACAAGAACGGCATTGTCTACGAGGCCATACGCCTTGTTTTTCTAGCAGTGGAGAAGAGCTGTGTGTGGGATGATCAGGGCGAGTTTGATGAGCTGCTGAACAAGTACACGTCGTCACGTGTCTACCTCGATCGCCACGTGACGCTCACCGGTTTCAAAACGCAGTCCGAGGATGCTGAGACCACCGCGCAGGTTCGGGAGGAGATGCTGTTCCTCCAGCACTGCGCCACTCCGtacgccgcggtggcgcccaCGAAGCCTAAGAAAGACGCGTACCGCCATTACacgcgcgaggagctgctgcacggtGCCATCCAAATGGCGGCCACGACGAAGTACACCACGGGCGGGGTGGTCGCTCCTGACACCAACGACAGCACTAATATCTGCATGGGGAGTCAGAAGCCTGTGCAAGCCGGTGACGGGCCGCGttcggccgcggcggccccaAGAGGGGGTGCCACGGAAGTGGAGTTTCCCGTGCTGATGCCTGGTACCCACCGTTTCCCTTTTCTGTTTCGCCTGCCTCCCTGGCTACCGCCTTCCTTCTACTACTCCTTCGTTGGCGCCAAGGGGCAGCTGCAGTACTCGGCATCCGCCACGATGCTGTTCCCCGGCAACGGTGCCGGCTCATGGTGGTTCAAAATCTGCAAGGACACGAGCGGGGCAATGCGTGATATGGGGAAGACCTTCAACAGAGCTGCCGGCTCCGGGGCCCCCTCTGGCAAGAGGGCGCGCAAGCGACCGGGTCGCGATGAGTCGGGGGAGGGTGTCATAGACCTGGACGATGACGAAGTCGGCGAGCGCATGAATCGGCGTCTTACCAGCATGCCCGTCTACGGACCATCAGACCTCACAACCGCCATCCACTTCGACGTGCTGTCCGTGATGCCGCGTCGTCAGCTAGTGGCCGAGTACTACCAGATCGACACCCACAACCTCCATCAGCGACCGACGAACGCACCAcgggaggcggagaacgCCGttagcagcagcagcaacaggaACGGTGCAAAGAAACTGCAAAGACGCGTTGACAAGAGCAACGATGTCGGCGACGTGAAGCCATCCGGCGTGTCTACAGGACTGCTGGAGCACCACGAGGACACGCACTTGGCCCTGTCCGCGCTCTACCAAACGTTCCGCTGCGGCTGGCTGGGGAACATGTGCTGCCTGCAGCCGCAGAACGCGATcgaggcggaggtgctcGTGGTGGGTGCGCGGACCGTGCTGTTAGCCGATGACGTCGGTGCCTTGCAGGCGCTCGGTGTACGACCGCCGATCACGTCCGACGCACCACAACTTGGCGGCCCGGCGCTCCACGCCCCCGACATTGTCCCCTCACCTGACATGGCGGTTGCGGCGCCCAATACGCCATGGCCGGTTGGCGGCATCacgctgcgtgtgcgtgtgcgcaacTACTGCCCCACACATACAGTAGAGTGCGTGCGAGTAGAGCTGAAGGTGATGTTGGAAATCTTCAAGTCTCTCAAGACCCCGCACACTTTTCCTGGTATCTCCTACTCGAGTTTCGACTACACTATCCCCATTCCTCCTGGCAACCAGGCGCTCTTCGATGTGAGGCTCGGCCTGGCGCCGCGCTTCCGCCGGCACGAGACCGACAGCGAGTCACTCTTGCCACCGCCTGGAGTACGAACAGCTAACATGACGAGCAACACCTTTTTACAGGTCAGCTTCCCCGGCATGTACACGTACGttgaagaggaggaggaggcgaagggtGTCGTGATCATGGCAGAGACGGTGAACCTGAATGATGAGGTGCTCGAACTGCCGGTCCGGTACAGTTGA
- a CDS encoding hypothetical protein (previous protein_id=AAZ14274.1): MAFRVSVRLARDTFCLSDTVEGSVAVDVEGTSHDVAAAAPSAVRVALRAVEEAGKRHAIEHMALVTTVAGPSTAHEEAAAAALRESVNRFTTEAARRHPLLGVPVSTDSTMLVEGAASEHYTYSAGAGAASNPGGVTSETATSPPQRWEAGGHYVYPFALQLPPWLPPSYYYKPSAVKSHMSMRYTVAAFVVCGVEEADVDVVPREFRLQMTVLVPCTPLPAKAWRGSSCTSDGGAEGADKRGTCASAPLLSPVRFLLPAEIPQLLERLPAAQLVDFTVLSALPKRELQQCVERVSISPPFREKLTYHIYKYSLVLRGLLRNKPYTAVDVCITYDSGAAVLLCGRQQSVVRGGVALGLAAPHGNDSGDAPAALSSAGSGVAPGGLTVMGTVVGGEYSRAPRIHTDNHGMAPSPLGKRARGRQSPAAADPHTGDSANSLWRDGEGAGGSQLSALSACTEPAINGALRLHVRVRTGSVAVSKVRVKLLERVRCTSAPATQPNDVYTLATYTHSEKIHANTSTEFPIELALPKQFRHIAADNEKYPPPAGITTAAVHTTTWLQITFPSLHAVSEAQLAENVVLVGEDVDLTDTVPFLPCACPVRTL, translated from the coding sequence ATGGCGTTCCGCGTTTCTGTCCGACTGGCGCGCGACACCTTTTGCCTCTCAGACACCGTCGAAGGCAGCGTCGCTGTAGACGTGGAGGGCACGTCGCACGATgtcgcggcagctgcgccgagcgctgtgcgtgtggctTTGCGCGCTGTAGAGGAGGCTGGCAAGAGGCACGCCATTGAGCACATGGCGCTGGTCACAACAGTGGCAGGCCCATCGACAGCGCACGAAgaagccgcggctgccgccctccGTGAGAGCGTGAATCGGTTCACGAcggaggcagcgcgccgccacccgctACTTGGTGTCCCAGTAAGCACTGACAGCACCATGCTTGTCGAGGGCGCTGCCAGTGAGCACTACACCTACAGCGCGGGTGCTGGTGCAGCCTCGAACCCCGGTGGCGTGACAAGTGAAACTGCCACCTCGCCTCCGCAGAGGTGGGAGGCCGGTGGTCATTACGTGTACCCcttcgcgctgcagcttccCCCGTGGCTGCCCCCTTCCTACTACTACAAGCCCAGCGCCGTCAAGTCGCACATGTCGATGCGCTACACGGTGGCAGCCTTTGTGGTCTgcggcgtggaggaggctgacGTGGATGTAGTCCCGCGGGAATTCAGGTTGCAGATGACGGTGTTGGTGCCTTGCACTCCGCTCCCGGCGAAGGCGTGGAGAGGCAGCTCTTGCACcagtgacggcggcgctgaaggcgcGGATAAGAGGGGGACGTGCGcgtctgcaccgctgctctccCCGGTGCGCTTTCTACTTCCAGCTGAGATCCCTCAGCTCCTGGAACGCCTCCCCGCCGCACAACTTGTTGACTTCACTGTGTTATCGGCGCTGCCGAagcgcgagctgcagcagtgcgtcgAGCGTGTGTCGATCTCACCGCCGTTTCGCGAAAAACTCACATATCACATATACAAGTACAGCCTCGTCTTGCGCGGTCTTCTCCGCAATAAGCCGTacaccgccgtcgacgtGTGCATCACGTACGACTCTGGTGCAGCCGTGCTCCTGTGCGGTCGCCAGCAGTCCGTCGTGCGAGGGGGTGTTGCACTGGGGctcgcagcaccgcacggcaACGACTCAGGTGACGCGCcagctgctctctcttctgcAGGCAGCGGAGTTGCTCCAGGCGGGCTGACTGTGATGGGGACTGTTGTGGGCGGTGAGTACAGCCGCGCCCCTCGCATCCATACGGACAATCACGGCATGGCGCCTTCACCTCTGGGTAAGAGGGCGCGTGGGCGGCAatcgcctgctgcggctgacCCACATACTGGTGATAGCGCTAACAGCCTTtggcgcgacggcgagggcgcaGGTGGCAGTCAGCTGAGTGCGTTGAGCGCGTGCACCGAGCCGGCGATTAACGGCGCGCTGCGactgcatgtgcgtgtgcgcactgGCAGTGTTGCTGTGAGTAAGGTGCGGGTGAAACTGTTGGAGCGGGTtcgctgcaccagcgccccggcgacgcagccgaACGACGTCTACACGCTTGCCACGTACACGCATTCGGAGAAGATACATGCCAACACGTCGACTGAGTTCCCTATTGAGCTGGCGCTGCCAAAGCAGTTTCGCCACATCGCCGCAGACAATGAGAAGTACCCCCCACCCGCTGgcatcaccaccgctgccgtccacACCACCACGTGGCTGCAGATCACTTTTCCCAGCCTCCACGCCGTTTCAGAAGCGCAGCTAGCGGAGAATGTCGTGTTGGTTGGCGAGGACGTGGACCTGACAGACACGGTGCCGTTCTTGCCCTGCGCGTGCCCGGTGCGAACACTATGA
- a CDS encoding conserved hypothetical protein (previous protein_id=AAZ14275.1) yields the protein MPGADAVTRHPAATENAMLHHRLHSSEGVKSGVLPSSRVSLLATLCGCLTLTVALVASAPTQKGGLVVLLVWAYRMVRETMRVYLAPQSRCSLYRSPKPHRHALAQGAVCIAVLYVSLLVWLARPARAAFVSSSLISYCSDSGDENISCTKKMVVTVTVEGEQLPGEESLLFLNSATDMTVNNGTSVQFSPLRITTSRSAVRYRYPLFYVQNYNAKPYEATVKGSLLNQCNADFNADTATCGLAYDAAGKAIPYSQGFCCDCSMCQTLGLCQPDARANAACNVFGKYTTASCLRFAQRWYSGYTIGGYMTWYTVNLTLSRNVSDSGGAGAAEKVVMRLSPSNNGEVAGEGWDVMARIVGTYAPVDQPLDLTSRMLFAPAIPPNDARVQAGAAEWLLLPTNLVTLDGRECDKVGVSYEAFASQGNKCNLRPGSCLSSQLEDYRTADLQRIAAGNKGQYMATSFGDFNLENDAATSPYISYLAASPAATMISITVSADDLEYTVGLASGKIISTDMNKPTLQAGTADGVMTVMVRNTAAVTGRLVVGTLNCSDGVFPMTAQKLSLAAQQQSAVTFKVYVQSSHASGNASCTVVVRNAHEVITDLRVVSWKVSSTNFHNGTQGGSAADGSGGGSTEESSAASCLNCRTLDIACAVRRRCWQLILLDLFVYLLIIAVILCVIFFWRVFCCCLYLLGRQHRRGSAGEAEPKNEASRWGAYWKRRGESDATSSSRQTDHKNSGSSDVLLQAAAPVSPAPPPAPAMMYVPIPVSYEPAPFATRSGGEEAASPAASFTPFLQALPPPPAAAHPLALMPPPRWCPYGNEEAIDPGEGPCATHAFPPHSPIGSFAFAAPPACPAPRYGEEWSGCGSVTSTSPLTPSRSTQEGSPYNKEARCTPRAFQRSWASTPRRPPSPGAHAPYL from the coding sequence ATGCCTGGCGCGGACGCGGTGACGCGCCACCCGGCGGCGACCGAGAATGCAATGCTCCATCATCGCCTTCACAGCTCAGAAGGCGTTAAGAGCGgcgtgctgccgtcgtcgcgtgTCTCGTTGCTGGCTACCCTGTGCGGATGCCTTACGCTAACGGTGGCTCTCGTCGCGTCGGCACCTACGCAAAAGGGCGGACTTGTGGTGCTGCTTGTGTGGGCGTATCGTATGGTGCGCGAAACCATGCGCGTCTACTTGGCTCCGCAGTCGCGCTGTTCGCTGTACCGCTCTCCGAagccgcaccgccacgctCTCGCGCAGGGAGCTGTCTGTATTGCTGTGCTGTACGTCTCCCTCCTCGTCTGGCTAGCCCGTCCCGCCCGGGCTGCGTTCGTCTCATCCTCGCTGATCTCGTACTGCTCGGACTCGGGGGACGAGAATATCAGCTGCACGAAGAAGATGGTCgtgacggtgacggtggagggggagcagCTGCCGGGTGAGGAGTCCCTACTCTTTCTAAACTCCGCCACGGATATGACGGTTAATAACGGCACATCCGTGCAgttctcgccgctgcgcatcacgacaagccgcagcgccgtgcgCTACCGCTACCCGCTTTTCTATGTGCAGAACTATAACGCAAAGCCTTACGAGGCAACGGTGAAGGGCAGTCTGCTGAACCAATGCAACGCGGACTTCAACGCGGACACGGCGACGTGCGGGCTGGCCTACGACGCGGCGGGAAAGGCAATTCCGTACTCGCAGGGCTTCTGCTGTGACTGCAGCATGTGTCAGACGCTTGGCCTGTGCCAAcccgacgcgcgcgcgaacGCTGCGTGCAACGTCTTTGGCAAGTACACAACGGCCTCGTGCCTGCGCTTCGCTCAGCGGTGGTACAGCGGGTACACGATTGGCGGCTACATGACGTGGTATACAGTGAACTTGACCTTGTCTCGAAACGTCTCtgacagcggcggtgcgggcgcGGCCGAGAAGGTTGTGATGCGTCTCTCGCCGTCCAACAACGGCGAGGTGGCCGGTGAGGGGTGGGACGTGATGGCTCGCATTGTGGGCACCTACGCCCCCGTCGACCAACCCCTCGACCTTACGTCGCGCATGCTCTTCGCTCCGGCGATCCCACCGAACGACGCGCGAGTTCAGGCGGGGGCAGCggagtggctgctgctgccgacgaaCCTTGTCACTCTCGACGGGCGCGAGTGTGACAAGGTCGGCGTGTCGTACGAGGCCTTCGCCTCTCAGGGCAACAAGTGCAATTTGCGTCCCGGCAGCTGCCTCAGCTCCCAACTGGAGGACTACCGCACCGCCGATCTGCAGCGCATTGCCGCTGGAAACAAGGGGCAGTATATGGCCACCAGCTTCGGCGACTTCAACCTGGAGAACGACGCGGCCACGTCCCCGTACATCTCGTacctcgccgcctcccctgCGGCAACGATGATCAGCATCACTGTCAGCGCTGACGACCTCGAGTACACCGTCGGGCTCGCCAGCGGCAAGATCATCTCCACTGACATGAACAAGCCCACGCTTCAGGCGGGCACAGCAGACGGGGTCATGACGGTGATGGTGCGcaacacggcagcggtgacgggGCGTCTCGTCGTTGGCACGCTGAACTGCTCAGACGGCGTCTTCCCGATGACGGCGCAGAAGCTCTCCCTtgccgcacagcagcagtctGCGGTGACGTTCAAGGTCTATGTGCAAAGCTCCCACGCCTCTGGGAACGCCAGCTGCACTGTGGTGGTGCGGAATGCCCACGAGGTCATCACCGACCTTCGAGTGGTCTCGTGGAAGGTTTCCTCGACGAATTTCCACAATGGCACACAGGGCGGCTCGGCggccgacggcagcggcggcggctcgacCGAGGAGTCCTCGGCAGCGTCGTGCTTGAACTGCCGCACGCTGGATATTGCGTGTGCggtgcggcgacggtgctggcAGCTCATTCTGTTGGACCTCTTTGTGTACCTGCTGATCATCGCCGTGATACTGTGTGTGATTTTCTTCTGGCgcgtcttctgctgctgcctttATCTCCTGGGCCGccaacaccgccgcggcagcgccggcgaggcggagccGAAGAATGAGGCCAGCCGATGGGGGGCTTACTGGAAGCGGCGCGGCGAGAGTGACGCCACTAGCTCGTCTCGCCAAACCGACCACAAaaacagcggcagctccgacGTGCTGCTACAGGCTGCGGCACCAGTCAGccccgcaccaccgccagcaccagccaTGATGTACGTTCCGATCCCGGTTTCCTACGAGCCAGCGCCGTTTgcgacgcgcagcggcggcgaggaggctgcATCTCCAGCGGCGTCCTTCACGCCTTTTCTACaagctctgccgccgccaccagcggcagcgcacccgCTCGCGTTGATGCCACCGCCGAGGTGGTGCCCGTACGGCAACGAGGAAGCCATCGATCCGGGGGAGGGCCCTTGCGCGACGCACGCCTTTCCGCCTCACTCCCCCATCGGCAGCTTCGCCtttgctgcgccgccggccTGCCCTGCCCCTCGGTATGGTGAAGAATGGAGCGGATGCGGCAGCGTAACGTCCACGTCCCCGCTGACCCCGTCGCGCTCCACACAGGAGGGCTCGCCATACAATAAGGAAGCCCGCTGCACCCCACGCGCGTTTCAGCGCAGTTGGGCATCGACACCGCGACGACCGCCATCTCCTGGGGCGCACGCACCGTACCTGTAA
- a CDS encoding conserved hypothetical protein (previous protein_id=AAZ14276.1): MNRLLFSPPPPTLPPAALLHLSEVLLLGFTLLSLGCCACRRASDPAGDFDDEMEDRGDNVSRSASLLIPATRLASPAERGFCSTSSGTSGAGDDNAVVSVGSTEGVSAAAMGVAADASAAPAPFSPLAAAAPLLIHLNRLLLENKLFIAVNWLPLVPNCLTYFLRPSQVLYTFLFTNDHLVLHAVSPRSPLPTPVS, from the coding sequence ATGAACCGGCTCCTTTTTagcccaccaccaccgacacTGCCGCCCGCGGCTCTGCTGCACTTGAGCGAAGTCCTGCTGCTAGGCTTCACCCTCCTATCACTGGGCTGTTGCGCATGTCGACGGGCCTCCGACCCAGCAGGCGACTTTGATGATGAGATGGAGGATCGGGGTGACAATGTGTCTCGAtctgcatcgctgctgatacCTGCTACCCGTCTCGCTTCTCCCGCCGAGCGGGGCTTTTGTTCAACTTCGAGCGGCACAAGCGGCGCTGGTGACGACAACGCCGTCGTGTCCGTGGGGTCCACAGAGGGTGTAAGTGCTGCTGCTATGGGCGTCGCAgccgacgccagcgccgcgccggcgccgttcTCCCCGttggctgccgcagctccgctgcTTATCCATCTcaaccgcctcctcctcgaaaACAAGCTGTTCATCGCCGTGAATTGGCTCCCGCTGGTGCCGAACTGCTTGACGTACTTCTTGCGCCCATCTCAGGTGCTCTACACGTTTCTCTTCACGAATGACCACTTGGTCCTCCATGCGGTTTCCCCACGGTCGCCGCTCCCTACACCCGTGTCCTGA
- a CDS encoding conserved hypothetical protein (previous protein_id=AAZ14277.1): MLFIFHRYHLFFELGRLFGYVSAVTSVFLCGMELGCMLVHLRRRWQRRRKAQTRGEGAAADALSSTDDAMHRPNPYGAIQRLPVAYLDEHLSACATLYVWTLLEGDVLWVLHTALVRWYVCSLAFMVLSLLKCLRVFF; encoded by the coding sequence ATGCTCTTCATATTCCACAGGTACCATCTCTTCTTCGAACTTGGTAGGCTCTTCGGGTACGTGTCGGCTGTCACCTCCGTCTTTCTGTGCGGGATGGAGCTGGGGTGCATGTTAGTGCACctgaggcggcggtggcagcgtcgtcgcAAGGCTCAGACACGAGGTgagggggctgctgctgatgctctGTCAAGCACAGACGACGCTATGCACCGACCGAACCCGTACGGCGCCATCCAAAGGCTGCCAGTGGCGTATCTCGACGAGCACCTCAGCGCCTGCGCTACCTTGTATGTGTGGACGCTCCTCGAAGGGGATGTGTTGTGGGTGTTGCACACGGCATTGGTACGGTGGTACGTGTGCTCGCTCGCCTTCATGGTTCTCTCACTCCTCAAATGCCTTCGCGTGTTCTTCTAG